One Methylobacterium oryzae DNA window includes the following coding sequences:
- the purS gene encoding phosphoribosylformylglycinamidine synthase subunit PurS codes for MKARIIVTLKTGVLDPQGKAIEAALRSLGIEGVDGVRQGKVFDIEVSAADGAAAEATLRTACEKLLANTVVENYAIEIL; via the coding sequence ATGAAAGCCCGTATCATCGTCACCCTGAAGACCGGTGTGCTGGACCCGCAGGGCAAGGCGATCGAGGCCGCCCTCAGGTCCCTCGGCATCGAGGGCGTCGACGGCGTCCGTCAGGGCAAGGTCTTCGACATCGAGGTGTCGGCAGCCGACGGCGCCGCCGCCGAGGCGACGCTGCGCACGGCCTGCGAGAAGCTCCTAGCCAACACCGTCGTCGAGAACTACGCGATCGAGATCCTCTGA
- a CDS encoding ActR/PrrA/RegA family redox response regulator transcription factor, whose product MLTQPGTSAATDPAVINDADPLAAFSDRSLLIVDDDKPFQTRLARAMESRGYHVQVADSVADGVSAVEARAPAFAVIDMRLGDGNGLDVIARLKERRPEARGVILTGYGNIATAVTAVKLGAFDYLAKPADADEIHGTLMAQPGERADPPENPMSADRVRWEHIQRVYELCSRNVSETARRLNMHRRTLQRILAKRAPR is encoded by the coding sequence ATGCTCACGCAGCCCGGGACCTCGGCGGCGACCGACCCCGCCGTGATCAACGATGCCGATCCGCTGGCCGCCTTCTCCGACCGCAGCCTGCTGATCGTCGACGACGACAAGCCCTTCCAGACCCGCCTCGCGCGCGCCATGGAGAGCCGCGGCTACCATGTGCAGGTGGCCGACAGCGTCGCGGACGGCGTCTCCGCCGTCGAGGCGCGCGCGCCCGCCTTCGCGGTGATCGACATGCGCCTCGGCGACGGCAATGGCCTCGACGTGATCGCCCGCCTCAAGGAGCGCCGGCCCGAGGCCCGCGGCGTGATCCTCACCGGCTACGGCAACATCGCCACCGCGGTCACCGCGGTGAAGCTCGGCGCCTTCGACTACCTCGCCAAGCCCGCCGACGCCGACGAGATCCACGGCACGCTGATGGCGCAGCCGGGCGAGCGGGCCGACCCGCCCGAGAACCCGATGTCGGCCGACCGGGTCCGCTGGGAGCACATCCAGCGCGTCTACGAGCTGTGCAGCCGCAACGTCAGCGAGACCGCCCGGCGCCTCAACATGCATCGGCGGACCCTGCAGCGGATCTTGGCCAAGCGCGCGCCGCGCTGA
- the purQ gene encoding phosphoribosylformylglycinamidine synthase subunit PurQ, translated as MHAAVVVFPGSNRESDVVRALRRSGAQVSLVWHADHALPAGTDLAVLPGGFSYGDYLRCGAIAGRAAAMDAVRAHAARGGLVLGICNGFQILCESGLLPGVLMRNIDRRFICHRQTLRVERTDTRFTSAYTQGQVIDVCVAHGEGNYFADPEALARIEGEGRVAFRYCDATGAITVEANRNGSLNAIAGVLSETGNVLGMMPHPENFVEDLVGGTDGRGLFDSLAA; from the coding sequence ATGCACGCCGCGGTCGTCGTCTTCCCGGGTTCCAACCGCGAGTCGGACGTCGTCCGGGCCCTGCGGCGCTCCGGCGCGCAGGTGAGCCTCGTCTGGCACGCGGACCACGCGCTCCCCGCCGGCACCGACCTCGCCGTCCTGCCCGGCGGCTTCTCGTACGGCGACTACCTGCGCTGCGGCGCCATCGCCGGCCGGGCCGCCGCCATGGACGCGGTCCGGGCCCACGCGGCCCGCGGCGGCCTCGTGCTCGGTATCTGCAACGGCTTCCAGATCCTGTGCGAATCGGGCCTGCTGCCCGGCGTGCTGATGCGCAACATCGACCGGCGCTTCATCTGCCACCGGCAGACGCTCCGGGTGGAGCGCACCGACACCCGCTTCACCAGCGCCTACACTCAGGGTCAGGTGATCGACGTCTGCGTCGCCCACGGCGAAGGCAACTACTTCGCCGATCCCGAGGCGCTGGCGCGGATCGAGGGCGAGGGCCGGGTCGCCTTCCGCTACTGCGACGCGACCGGGGCGATCACCGTCGAGGCGAACCGCAACGGCTCCCTCAACGCCATCGCGGGCGTCCTGTCGGAGACCGGGAACGTCCTCGGGATGATGCCGCACCCGGAGAACTTCGTCGAGGATCTGGTCGGCGGGACCGACGGGCGCGGGCTTTTCGACAGTCTGGCGGCCTGA
- a CDS encoding ActS/PrrB/RegB family redox-sensitive histidine kinase, whose product MPDTDLSGLGRDARHLRLDTFVRLRWLAITGQSAAVVGAQFGLGLPLPFGWCFLVIATSSWLNLALRIRFPASYRLSDDSAALLLAFDIVQLAALLFLTGGLQNPFSLLFLAPVLISATALPPERTLALGLLAVGLATLLALVHRPLPWFADGRIELPFLYVSGVWTAILLGTAFTGVYAWRVAEETRLLAQALAATELVLAREQHLSQLDGLAAAAAHELGTPLGTIMVVTKELIRQLGPTASPAVAEDLNLLREQVDRCRGILGKLTSLDGDGAGAGFLETVTFSHLVEELVAPQRALGAALAVTSAGEGPEPACRRNPGVMFGLANILDNAVDFAEAGVTVEGRWTPDRVWIEIRDDGPGFSSEVLLRAGEPYVTTRSHDRPQSGGTVGAGLGLGLFIAKTLIERSGAQLALMNVAAPDAHGAIVRVSWARHIFERGAAPRHSPELSIRAPLPPGDAVPI is encoded by the coding sequence ATGCCCGATACCGATCTCAGCGGCCTCGGTCGCGACGCGCGACACCTGCGGCTCGACACCTTCGTCCGCCTGCGCTGGCTCGCCATCACGGGCCAGAGCGCGGCGGTCGTCGGGGCGCAGTTCGGCCTCGGCCTGCCGCTGCCGTTCGGCTGGTGCTTCCTGGTGATCGCCACCTCGTCCTGGCTGAACCTCGCCCTGCGGATCCGCTTCCCGGCGAGCTACCGGCTCAGCGACGATTCCGCGGCCCTGCTCCTCGCCTTCGACATCGTGCAGCTCGCGGCCCTGCTGTTCCTCACGGGCGGGCTCCAGAACCCGTTCTCGCTGCTGTTCCTCGCCCCGGTGCTGATCTCCGCCACCGCCCTACCCCCCGAGCGGACCCTGGCGCTGGGCCTCCTGGCGGTGGGCCTCGCGACGCTGCTCGCCCTGGTGCACCGGCCCCTGCCCTGGTTCGCGGACGGGCGGATCGAGCTGCCGTTCCTGTACGTCTCCGGCGTCTGGACCGCGATCCTGCTCGGCACCGCCTTCACGGGCGTCTACGCATGGCGGGTCGCCGAGGAGACCCGGCTCCTCGCCCAGGCGCTCGCCGCCACCGAGCTGGTGCTCGCCCGCGAGCAGCACCTGTCGCAGCTCGACGGGCTCGCGGCCGCGGCTGCCCACGAATTGGGCACACCGCTGGGCACGATCATGGTGGTGACCAAGGAGCTGATCCGCCAGCTCGGCCCCACCGCCTCGCCGGCGGTGGCGGAGGATCTCAACCTGCTGCGCGAGCAGGTCGACCGCTGCCGCGGCATCCTCGGCAAGCTGACCTCCCTCGACGGGGACGGGGCCGGGGCCGGCTTCCTGGAGACGGTGACGTTCAGCCACCTCGTGGAGGAGCTGGTGGCGCCGCAGCGGGCACTCGGCGCTGCCCTCGCCGTCACCAGCGCCGGCGAGGGGCCGGAGCCGGCCTGCCGGCGCAACCCGGGCGTCATGTTCGGGCTCGCCAACATCCTCGACAACGCCGTCGACTTCGCCGAGGCCGGCGTCACCGTCGAGGGGCGCTGGACGCCCGACCGGGTCTGGATCGAGATCCGCGACGACGGCCCGGGCTTCTCCAGCGAGGTGCTGCTGCGGGCGGGCGAGCCCTACGTGACCACCCGCAGCCACGACCGGCCGCAATCCGGCGGCACCGTGGGGGCCGGCCTCGGCCTCGGGCTGTTCATCGCCAAGACCCTGATCGAGCGCTCGGGAGCGCAGCTCGCCCTGATGAACGTCGCGGCGCCGGACGCCCACGGGGCGATCGTGCGCGTCTCCTGGGCCCGCCACATCTTCGAGCGCGGCGCCGCGCCGCGACATTCTCCGGAACTCAGTATCCGCGCCCCCCTGCCACCGGGCGATGCCGTACCTATATGA